ATCagaattctttcttcttttcttgttttagtGTCACTACATTTTTGATGTTCTGAAATTTCACTGCTTTGATAAAGTTGAGGGAGTATGGCATAACTGGTACTGGTAGGGTGATCAGAATAGCTCTTTTGCAGATAATGGTCTTATTGGCATTTGATTTAGACTAAATCACCTTAACTGATGTAATCTCATTCTGTTGACTGTTGATCTAACACTGAGATATTTTTCTTACAATATCCTAGTCTTGCCATTTCTATATTTAAGCATTACTGATCATGCACATGCATTAGATGGCATAGAGCTATCATATTGTCCGGGCTTATTCAGAGTTCAGGCATTAAAGTTGAGAGAGCTTATTATATTCCACCACCTTTTATATGCTTTAGGGTTGTTGAAAGTGTGGGAGAAGATGTAGATGAAGTAAGTGAAGGAGATACTGTCATCCCTACGTTCATGCCAGATTGTGGAGATTGTGTCGATTGCAGGTCAAAAAAGAGCAACCTATGTTCAAAACTCCCTTTCAAGGTATCTCCGTGGATGCCTAGACATGAGACCAGCAGATTCACTGACCTCAAAGGAGAGGTTTTATATCATTTTCTATTTGTCTCAAGCTTTAGTGAGTATACAGTGGTAGACGTTGCCCATGTAACAAAAATTGATCCCTCAATCCCTCCAAACAGGGCATGCCTTCTTAGCTGCGGAGTATCAACAGGTAATTGGTCATATGCTTTGTTATAAATGGAAGTGTCACATTGACACAAATTAACTTgaacaaattgaaattttcatagTGAATTAATTATTCAAGCTTTATATTTAAAACTCATAGTTTGGAAAACATATACGCCCAACAGCTCAACTTGTTGAAGGTTGGCCTTTGACATGACAATAACCTCtattatatttgagtttttagGGGTTGGTGCTGCTTGGAGAACAGCAGATGTGGAGAAAGGATCAACTGTTGTTATTTTTGGGCTGGGGTCTATTGGATTAGCTGTATGATCTTGCAGAACTTTGTATAAGTATTGTTTTTTCTCCTTccttgcatttatatttgagagGCTGCAGAGAAAAGTTCATGCCTGTCTGTTTGCTAGGTTGCAGAGGGAGCTAGACTTTGTGGAGCTACAAAAATTATTGGTGTAGATCTGAACCCAGACAAATTTGAAACTGGTTAGTACTTTTTATTTGGGTACGGTGACACAGAAATCTGAAATCATCTTTTGATGAAGTAAGGGGCATCTCTTTCTTATTTAAGGAGAATATAGCTCATTTGATCTGCTCAATCTGAGGTTTTCTGTATTTCCAGTCAGGTTAACTTTGATTAATGTAACTGTGTAAAAAGTCTTATGTCATTCTCATGTTATGAGTGAGCTTTGCATGGGTTATGGATGATATTGTTCTTATTAATAcaggaaaaaaatttggagtcaCAGACTTTGTCAATTCTGGAAACTGTGGAGACAAATCCGTGAGCCAGGTCTTCTCTTAAACTATATGATAATTGTTTGATGACTCTATTGTTAAGTTTTATACTTCTATCCATCATTAATATTGAGATAAACCCTTCTTGCTCTGCAAGTAGCTAGGCTTTTGTTAGTTTGAGCATGCCGAAGAATGTCTTGTACTGTCAAGTTATTAATGCTTTATGTGTCTGTGAGAAATTGAGCTTTCTTATACTCTTATTATATTATTCATAGGGTTGAACTTGATATGAGAATCAGAGATGATTAATATTTGGTTCATCTAATTCTGATAGCGAAGGAAGAAGTGTCTATAATGAAGCACAAAATGTGCAGTATGTTTTGTATCGTCATTCACagacaatttaaattaatcttttGCAGTTTGTTTTATCTCATTGAACAGGTGATCAATGAGATGACAGATGGGGGTGCGGACTATTGCTTTGAATGTGTTGGAATGGCATCGTTGGTGCATGAAGCATATGCTTGTTGCCgaaaggtctctctctctctctctctcattactAACAAAACTTTTGTTGGATGTCTTTCTCCAAATCACTTGGAGTTAGAGGATGCCTCTCTGCATTTAGAGATTCTCTGTGGTCTGTCAGCTTTACTTGACTTGAGTTATGGCATATTTTATCAAATCTGGTCCCAGCATTGCACCTCTCAAACATATATCAAGAGGAAACAAGGCAGCTCTAGTGGTGCCTTAAAAATTGGCCTTATACCAATTTGTAAGAAATTAAGTCATGGCTTGATGACCAGACAGACTAGAGCTTGGTGAATTTGAGCACATCTGGAGTTATTGATTTGATGTTTTGAAgagaaatttttagcaaaataacaTGCAGTACATTGGAACCATTCAATTAGTTTATTGATTGTAGTACCACATACCCGTCGCCCTTcctattcttttttcttcaagtttcaaatatgcttgttgtgtgtgtgtgtgtgtttttatgcTATCATGCGCTGACAAATAATTTGTGATATAATCTTATTTCTGTTTCCCAGGGTTGGGGAAAAACAATTGTGTTAGGAGTGGACAAGCCGGGGGCAAAATTGAGCCTCAGCTCTTTTGAGGTCCTTCACAGTGGGAAAAGTCTCATGGGATCCTTATTTGGAGGACTCAAAGCTAAATCTGATATTCCCATCCTCCTTAAAAAATACTTAGACAAGGTAATTTAACAGTTACTATGATTTTCTTTAGTTGCAAATCTTTGATAATGGTAATTAGCTTGTCAATCAATCTTCAATTTAATCTTGTGGTGTGTTCCCCCTTGCTCCATTAGTATCTCTTCAGTGCATGATCAAAAACTTTTGTCTATATGATAACAAGGTCTGGACACCTGCCAGTATCTGAGGTGGTATTAGCAAAAATAATCAGTAGATgatcatattttcttctttctttcatttaattACTATCAGGAACTACAGCTGGATGAATTTGTAACGCATGAGGTAAGATTTGACGATATCAACAAAGCTTTTGATTTACTAATTGAAGGAAACTGTCTGCGATGTGTAATTTGGATGGACAAACAAGTAAGCTCCTAGTTTGGGAATTGCTTGGATTTCACAAGCAACTGGTTTTTATTTTCAGCTAGTTCCATATTGTAATCCCATCACCATGGAAGTTTCAGTGTTTGATCAAATAATAGCTGTCTTAACATATGTATGTTATACATTAATGATTGGACAGCTCTTTCAATTTTCTGTAAGAATGTTACACTATGACACACTAAGTGCATCAATAAAAAGGCTACTCCTAGTAGAAGTGGTAGAAATATTCCAAGTATTTCAGCTGGAACAGCTATGTACGTTTTAGATTTTCTATTCACTCATGATCTGACCTGGTCGACCCAATCATGATATTGAAGGATGAGACCTtatgcaaaaatgaaaaatgcacTAGATGCCCTGGTGAGGTATTTGTTGGGTGAGTCGTTTGTTTTCTTTAACCCTGTAAAGCACGGAACTAGCTTCCTTTGGTGTTTTCACATTATGCTTTGCTAATTCATATCTTATAAGCTACTATCATCTAATTTCCATTTAGTATGCAAAGAGAAATCATCACCATTGTTAATTGGAATCCACCGTTCCCTATGTAGCATCCCTAGCACTGCAAAAGGACAATGTGCCTCTTGTCAATTGGGATCAATGGAACATTCCTTAAGCTGACAAAGCATACCATTAGTTTGACACAACTTTTGCCATGAAACCATTCTGTTACTACAAAATGGTTAAGTAAAATACCATTCCATTTAACAAAGTTACTGTCATGCATAACCCTTTTGGTGCTTGCCTAAAGTGAGAAAAGTTAGATAATTAAAATGTAAGGAATAGGTTAGCATGCAACATGGTGAAACAAACCTATTGTTAGATTTGACATAATTGTCTTATGAGACTCTGTTATAGtgtaacatgaaaaaaaaatgtaataaaaaattgtagagTTACTACTTATTGTGACTTAAGTTTTTATTAATGAACGTGACAATGTTACTGTCATTTGTGACTCTATTATTGTTTGCCCAATGTGAACAGTTTtaatttttcaccaaaaaaaaaaaaaaaagtgtacaattaaaaaaaaaaaaaagtaaacaaaaatatgaaaaagattaGCATGTGACATGGCATAACATACCTTCGAATTTGACACAATCATTTTGTAACACTAACACAATCTAACTTGAAAAAATAGCTACCGCAAAACCATAAAGTTATTGCTTAATGTGATGTGAGGTTTCATTGGATACATAAAGTTATTGTAATGTGTTACAGTGAggttgtttggtttgtgtttccaaacaaccatttttagtttttaaacatcATTTcacgtatttccacacactttttcacctacacgtatttccacaaatgttttcaaacaacaattttcagtttttaaacacatgtaccaaacatgcCACTTTACCAAAAGTGggcaatactttttttttttttgaaaatggacGGATCTATTAATCATTTAAATGTAAGGAATCATAATACAATGCCTCAATAGCTGGTGGGGGAGGGTATCCTCCAACCAGACTATATCCTCTATTACATCTTTCGCATATCTGGCTAAAGCATGTGCCACGGAATTTGCACCTCGCTTAACTTGACTAAAACAACCCATCTAATCCCATTGGCCAGCCATTGGATATCCTGTATTATGTGCCCAAGTTGTGACTGATCAGCCCCAGATGATGAAAATGAAGACATTATAGCTGCATTATCCCCTTCAACAACCAAGTCTGTAAAACCAGCGTCAATGGCAAACTCCAATGCTCTTCGACATGCTAAGATTTCTACCTCTTCACTGCCTCCAACCGGTGGACCTTTTGCAGTCATTGCTACCATTACCTCCCTCTTACAATTCCGAATTATTACTCCCACCCCAGACATGTTCAGGTCCGAGAATATGGTAGCGTCAAAGTTTAACTTGAAAACAGGGTCCGGCGACGGTTTCCATGTGCATACACTTGCATCCGTTTGAACTGGAATGTCCAACTGATCCTGGGACTGTTGGAATTCATTCAAGTAATCGCATGCCCTCTTGTTCAGCCACCTCAGGTCCACAATCTTTTTCCTATGAACAACTGCATTCCTTTGGTTCCATATTAACCAAGCTTGCATAATGAAAAGTTCGAACTTCGGTATGGTCAGACGATTGAACATTTTGAGAAATAATTGAAGCACATCTTGTTGTCCGTGATGGCTTT
This DNA window, taken from Quercus robur chromosome 2, dhQueRobu3.1, whole genome shotgun sequence, encodes the following:
- the LOC126712525 gene encoding alcohol dehydrogenase-like 7; amino-acid sequence: MDEKSSSKTRGNPIRCRAAVSRKPGEPLVIEEVMVAPPMPHEVRIRIICTSLCHSDITFWKLKDFPGIFPRILGHEAIGVVESVGEDVDEVSEGDTVIPTFMPDCGDCVDCRSKKSNLCSKLPFKVSPWMPRHETSRFTDLKGEVLYHFLFVSSFSEYTVVDVAHVTKIDPSIPPNRACLLSCGVSTGVGAAWRTADVEKGSTVVIFGLGSIGLAVAEGARLCGATKIIGVDLNPDKFETGKKFGVTDFVNSGNCGDKSVSQVINEMTDGGADYCFECVGMASLVHEAYACCRKGWGKTIVLGVDKPGAKLSLSSFEVLHSGKSLMGSLFGGLKAKSDIPILLKKYLDKELQLDEFVTHEVRFDDINKAFDLLIEGNCLRCVIWMDKQVSS